AAAATCATTTAACTCTGTAGAAAGTATATCACACAATTTTATAACTTATTACATGAGAGGCATAAATATACTTGATTATACTAAAACAATTGAAGAAATAACTCATGATGATGTAATAAATAGATTTAAGACATTTTTTGATGAAAAAAATTGTGTTCTATCAGTCATAAAACCATAGAAAATTAAGTTTGTTATAACGAGTTTAACTCGTTATTTTTTTATTTGTGAAAAAAATTTTTTTATTTGTTGAAGGATTTTTGGATTTTGCATAGAATAAACATAATAAGTGGTTTAAAGTGGTGCGAAGTGGTTAAAAGTGTAATGGAAATGGGTGTTCGATATGCTTATGGGTCAGTATGAACATACAGTAGATTCAAAAGGGAGAATCATAATACCAGCCAAATTCAGGGATGAACTTGGTGATAAGTTCGTACTGACAAGAGGGCTTGATAATTGTCTTTTTGTATACTCATTAACAGAGTGGTCAAATATCGAGGCAAAGTTAAAAACACTACCACTTAATAGAAAGGATGCTAGGGCTTTTACAAGATTTTTTCTAGCAGGCGCCACTGAATGTGAAATAGACAAACAGGGAAGAGTATTAATACCAAACATTTTAAGGGAACACGCCAAAATCGACAAAGAAGTTGTAATAATAGGTGTTTCGTCTAGAGTAGAAATCTGGAGCAAAGAAGTTTGGCTAGAGTATTCGAACAATGTTGATGTGTCATTTGAGGATGTTGCTGAACATTTGGATGACTTAAATATTTAAGGTGATTTTATGGAATTTAAACATGAAAGCGTACTATTAAATGAGACAATTGAATATTTAAAAGTAAAACCTGACGGAGTTTATGTTGATGGGACTTTGGGTGGGGGAGGCCATTCTTACGAAATATTGAGACGTCTTTCAACAGGAAGGTTAATTGCTATAGACAGGGATATGGATGCAATAAATGCTGCTTCTGTAAGGCTTAAGGACTTCAACAATGTTACCTATGTTCATGACAATTATAAAAATATAAAAAATATTTTAAAAAATATTGATATAGGACGCATTGATGGTGCTATTTTAGACCTTGGTGTATCATCGTATCAGTTAGATGAGGTAAAAAGAGGCTTTTCTTATATGCATGATGCACCACTTGACATGAGAATGGATAAGGAAAGTGCTCTTACTGCTGAGTATGTTGTCAACAACTATTCTGAAGATGATATTGCAAAAATATTGTATGATTATGGAGAGGAAAAATGGGCTAAAAGAATTGCAAAGTTTATTGTTGAAGAAAGAAAGAAAAGGTCTATTAAGACAACATTTCAACTGGTAGATATAATAAAAAAGGCTGTTCCAGCATCAAAAAGAAGGACAGGACACCATCCTGCAAAAAGAACTTTTCAGGCCGTAAGAATAGAAGTAAATGATGAGCTAAAGGGACTTGATAATGCAATAGATGATTTCATAGATGCCATGAATCCCAATGGTAGAATTGCTATTATAACTTTCCATTCATTGGAGGACAGGATTGTAAAAAATACGTACAAAAAGTTAGAAAATCCCTGTACATGTCCTAAAAACTTGCCATGTACCTGTGGTAAGAAACCAGTTATAAAGATTATTACAAAAAAACCTGTAACACCAAATGAAGAAGAACTTGAAACTAATCCCAGATCACGCAGTGCAAAGTTAAGAGTTGCCGAAAAACTGCTGTTCTAAAGTATAAGGGGGAAGAATAAATTGGTATTAGAAAAACGCAATTATGACTATGACCTAAAGCCGTATTATGAAGAAAATAAATCAAAAAAACCAAGGAAAAATAAAAAATTAAAAAACCTCATGTTAATAGTTTTTATAGGTTTTTTAAGCCTTACCGTATTGTTTAGATATGCTTTAATTTATCAAAAGTCTGTCGCTCTTAGCAAAATGGAGGCGAAGGTCAGCGAAATAGAAAATTTAAACCAGCAGTTAGAAGTCAAAATTGCATCAATGAAGGATTTACAGAGGATAGAAGATATTGCAAAAAATCAGCTGGGAATGGTAGTACCTGAAAAGGGGCAAATAGTCTACATGAGTATCGGTAAAACAAATGAAGTTGCTCAGAAAAAAACAGATGATAATAATAAAAATAAAACTTTCTTTGGGAGGATTTTGGGACTGCTGGTGAGATAGGAGGGATTCACATATCACCAAGCATTTCGACTAAAAAGAGAATTTTATTTTTGCTGTTTTTTTCTATCTTTATTATCATTGTTCTTATTATCAGGCTATTTTGGATACAAATAGTTAAGAGTGAAGAATTTCAAAAATTAGCTGTGCCCCAGTGGACATTGGATGTTGCTGTGTCGCCTAAGCGAGGTTTAATATTAGACAGAAATAGTAAAGCACTTGCTGAGAGTGCTAGCTCAAATAAAGTCAGCATTATACCAAAAGAATTAAAAGATAGTCAAAAAGATGAAGTTGTCAGAAAACTGGCAGAAATTTTAAAAATCAATAAAGAAGATATATTAAAGAAGATAAATAATAAAAATGTACAAGAGGTATTGATTGCAAGAAGAATTGACGATGATACGGCAAATAAAATCAGAAAATTGAATTTATCGTGTGTGATAATATCTGGTGATACAAAGAGATATTATCCAGAAAAAAATTTAGCTTCCCATATACTTGGGTTTACAGGTGTAGATAATCAAGGTCTGGATGGAATCGAGTCTGTATATGATAGTTATTTAAGAGGGATACCCGGCAGGATTTCATCTCCAGTGGATGCACTAGGGCAGAAAATGGGGAATGGAGAAGAAGAATATATTCCACCGATAGATGGCTACAATGTAGTTTTAACGATTGATTCAAATATACAGCATTTTACAGAAAAAGCACTTGATGAAGCGTACGCACATACAAAACCGACAAAAGGTGCTGTGGCAGTTGTGATGAATCCAAAGACTGGTGAGATATTAGCAATGGCGTCAAGACCTGATTACGATCCAAATAATCCTTTTGCTGGATCTCAAGAAGAATGGTTTAAAAATTGGAGAAATAAAGCAATATCTGATGCATATGAACCTGGATCTGTTTTTAAGACAGTTACGGCGTCTGCAGCATTGGAAGAAGGAGTTGTTGGATTAAATGAGCAATTTTACGATCCCGGATATATCATGGTGGCCGGACAAAGGATTAATTGTTGGGCAACTCATTACAGTGAAACATTTGTACAAGGTGTTCAAAACTCCTGCAACGTAGTCTTTGCCACGATAGCTCAAAGGCTTGGAGTTGATAAATTATACAAATACATACATGCGTTTGGATTTGGCGAAACCACAGGTTTAACATTGCCTGGTGAAGCACCGGGACT
The nucleotide sequence above comes from Thermoanaerobacterium sp. CMT5567-10. Encoded proteins:
- the mraZ gene encoding division/cell wall cluster transcriptional repressor MraZ; the encoded protein is MLMGQYEHTVDSKGRIIIPAKFRDELGDKFVLTRGLDNCLFVYSLTEWSNIEAKLKTLPLNRKDARAFTRFFLAGATECEIDKQGRVLIPNILREHAKIDKEVVIIGVSSRVEIWSKEVWLEYSNNVDVSFEDVAEHLDDLNI
- the rsmH gene encoding 16S rRNA (cytosine(1402)-N(4))-methyltransferase RsmH, which encodes MEFKHESVLLNETIEYLKVKPDGVYVDGTLGGGGHSYEILRRLSTGRLIAIDRDMDAINAASVRLKDFNNVTYVHDNYKNIKNILKNIDIGRIDGAILDLGVSSYQLDEVKRGFSYMHDAPLDMRMDKESALTAEYVVNNYSEDDIAKILYDYGEEKWAKRIAKFIVEERKKRSIKTTFQLVDIIKKAVPASKRRTGHHPAKRTFQAVRIEVNDELKGLDNAIDDFIDAMNPNGRIAIITFHSLEDRIVKNTYKKLENPCTCPKNLPCTCGKKPVIKIITKKPVTPNEEELETNPRSRSAKLRVAEKLLF
- a CDS encoding stage V sporulation protein D gives rise to the protein MLFFSIFIIIVLIIRLFWIQIVKSEEFQKLAVPQWTLDVAVSPKRGLILDRNSKALAESASSNKVSIIPKELKDSQKDEVVRKLAEILKINKEDILKKINNKNVQEVLIARRIDDDTANKIRKLNLSCVIISGDTKRYYPEKNLASHILGFTGVDNQGLDGIESVYDSYLRGIPGRISSPVDALGQKMGNGEEEYIPPIDGYNVVLTIDSNIQHFTEKALDEAYAHTKPTKGAVAVVMNPKTGEILAMASRPDYDPNNPFAGSQEEWFKNWRNKAISDAYEPGSVFKTVTASAALEEGVVGLNEQFYDPGYIMVAGQRINCWATHYSETFVQGVQNSCNVVFATIAQRLGVDKLYKYIHAFGFGETTGLTLPGEAPGLVMKEKDVGPVELATNSFGQGIAVTPLQMIRAVSAIVNGGKLMEPHIVKAIVDSDGKTIKEFKPTVVRQVISEKTSATMREILKSVVSEGTGKAGYIEGYDVGGKTGTTEKYTPGKYVASYIGFAPAEDPKVIALVVIDEPNAETHFGSALAGPVVKSILYDTLTYLNVKPKGIEVKPLVKVPDVRNLSLYEAQNSLLKEKLQFSIDGTGNTVIDQMPKPGAMVEEDSTVVLLLNEYNNTGKVEVPDLKGKTITEASTILSSLGLKIKINGTGIAVNQKPEKGEKVDKGTTVEVDFRPLEN
- a CDS encoding septum formation initiator family protein, giving the protein MVLEKRNYDYDLKPYYEENKSKKPRKNKKLKNLMLIVFIGFLSLTVLFRYALIYQKSVALSKMEAKVSEIENLNQQLEVKIASMKDLQRIEDIAKNQLGMVVPEKGQIVYMSIGKTNEVAQKKTDDNNKNKTFFGRILGLLVR